Part of the Fusobacterium perfoetens genome is shown below.
TGTATTCATTCCTTGAATTTTTATCTCAGAACTTTCTACTTTTGCTCTTGATATAACTTCATCTAACTCAAGCTCTACCGAATAACTTATTCCAAATAGACTTAAATAAGCCACTGGAAGAATTAATTTTTGTAACTTCATCATTTGCCCCCTCGATCTCTACTAAGATAATATCTTCATTGTTTAATATTTTTTTTGGATTTTCATAAGCTAATTCTTTTACTCTACTCTCTCCAACCAATTTTTCTAACTCATCAAAATAAATTTGTAATTCATAATTTCTAAATTCAGTATTATGAACATCTGTTGCTACTACCTTTACATATCCTTCTATCAAAAAATGTTTCATCTTTGGAGTTAAACTTTTAACAGTTTTAATATTCATCTGAAAAATTACTCCCATATTATATAACTCTATAAACTCATTAAATTTTATAAAAGGATAACGTTCTATATGAGCTAATATTGGTTTATAACCCAAATCAATTAATTTTTGTAAAAAACCTTTATAAAGAGAAAATATGAATCCTCTTCTTAATTCAACCAAAACATATTTACTATTGTTTATAGTATTTACATTTTCTACCTTTGAAAGTACATCTCCAAAAAGAGCTACTTCATTTCCCTTATAAATTCTTATCTTTATTCCTTGCTTTTTTATTTCATCCTCTAAAATTTCAAAATTTTTATTATAATCTTTATTCTCATATCTACCTAAGTAGAAATGACTTGAACAAACTATATCTGTAATTCCTAGTTTTTCAGCTTGTCTTAATAAAGTAATACTCTCTTCAATATTTTTAGCTCCATCATCTACACCAAATAATATATGTGAATGAATATCTATTATACTTTGTTCCATTATCTTCTTCTTTTTATATCACCAGACAGATGTCTAGTATATTCTTCTTTTAATCTATATATAAAAGCTTCTAATTTATTTTTTGGTTTTTTATGAACTTTTCTTTTTTTCTTATTTCCATTATCATCATTGTAATATTCTTCATAATATGAATAGTAATTAGTATAATATCCATAGTTTCCATAAGACATAGCTTTTTTCTCAACACCATTTACTATAAATCCATAGATATTAGCTCCTGCATTATCTAGCATCTCCTTAGTAAATTTTAATTCTCTTTCTGCTACTTGATCATAACCTACAACTACTACAACTCCATCAACGTCTCTTGAAAGAATTGCTGCATCAGAAGCTACTGCTAAAGGAGGAGTATCAAGGATAATTGTATCATACTCATCTTTTATACTTCCAATAATATCTTTCATTTTATCTCTTAAAAAAAGTTCTGTTACATTATTTTTCATATTTTTTGTTGGTAAAAGATCTAGATTAGGCAAAACATCTTTCATTATTAAATCTTTTACTGGTTCATCATGAGTCAATGCACACTCTAATCCTTTTTCTATTTTTATACCAAAACTTTCATGAGCTCTAGGTCTTCTAATATCACAGTCTATTATTAACGTTTTTCTTCCAGCTATAGCAAGTGATGCTGCGTAGTTAGAAGCCACTGTAGATTTTCCTTCTGCTGGAATAGAACTAGTAAAAAGTAATGTTTTTCCATCATGTTTCTCTCTTAAAAAAGCTAAGTTTGTTCTCAAAGTTCTGAAAGCTTCTGTTATTTCAGGTCTTTCATCAGTAACAAAAAATATTCCTCTCTTACTCATCTACCTCTTCCTTTCCTTCATTCATTGATACTTCTGGTATCATTCCAAGCATTTCTACTCCTAATATTTTTTCTATATCAGAAGATTTTCTTAATTTTTTATGTAGCGCTTCTATTAAGAAAGCCATTGCTACACCTAAACATCCTCCTAGTATAATAGAAGCAAGAAGAATTATTGCTCTTTTTTTAGGTAATGGTTGCATTGGCTCTTGTGCTCTTTCTACTACTGCTACATTTCTTATTCTCATTACTTGACTAACTTTTTGAATAAATTCATTAGCTACTTCATTAGTAACAGCTTCTGCAAGTTTTGAATCTCCACAAGTATATGAAAGTTTAATAAGCTCTGTATCTTTTACTACTGAAATGTTTATTGCTTTTGATAATTCTTGAATATTTTCTGGTAAATCATATTTTGTTATCACTCTTCTTAAGATATCTCTACTTTTTGCTATCTCTGAGTAAGTAACAACCAATTTTTGATTCATTGAAATCTCACTATTATCTAATCCTGTAGCTTGCATTCCACTAGAGACCATAAGTGTTGTATCAGCACGATATACTGAAGGTCTTGTAGATGCTACAAAAAATCCAAGCATAACAACTGGGATAGTAACCAATACTATTACTTTCCAACGTCTGATTAGCATAAATAAAAGATCAGCTAAGTCTATCTCATCTTCCTCATAATAATCATCATAATCTTCATATTTTCTTCTTTCCATAACAACTCCTTCACACTAGTATAATTTATCAATTTATTATATATTTTTGGTACAGTAAAGTCAATCTATTTTTATATATTTTTCTAATAAAAATATAGAAATAGCTATCAAAAACTAAAAATAATTATTCATTAATTTTTATACACTTTCCTATAAAATCTATTAAGTTTTTTAAAGATTGACTCTCCTTATTAAATTTATCGTAACATTTCGATATAAAGGCAGGTGCTGTTCCTCTAAGTGGATTTTGAGTAGCTGCCACCATCATAAAAGTGCTTTTTTGTTC
Proteins encoded:
- a CDS encoding tyrosine-protein phosphatase; this translates as MEQSIIDIHSHILFGVDDGAKNIEESITLLRQAEKLGITDIVCSSHFYLGRYENKDYNKNFEILEDEIKKQGIKIRIYKGNEVALFGDVLSKVENVNTINNSKYVLVELRRGFIFSLYKGFLQKLIDLGYKPILAHIERYPFIKFNEFIELYNMGVIFQMNIKTVKSLTPKMKHFLIEGYVKVVATDVHNTEFRNYELQIYFDELEKLVGESRVKELAYENPKKILNNEDIILVEIEGANDEVTKINSSSGLFKSIWNKLFGRA
- a CDS encoding CpsD/CapB family tyrosine-protein kinase → MSKRGIFFVTDERPEITEAFRTLRTNLAFLREKHDGKTLLFTSSIPAEGKSTVASNYAASLAIAGRKTLIIDCDIRRPRAHESFGIKIEKGLECALTHDEPVKDLIMKDVLPNLDLLPTKNMKNNVTELFLRDKMKDIIGSIKDEYDTIILDTPPLAVASDAAILSRDVDGVVVVVGYDQVAERELKFTKEMLDNAGANIYGFIVNGVEKKAMSYGNYGYYTNYYSYYEEYYNDDNGNKKKRKVHKKPKNKLEAFIYRLKEEYTRHLSGDIKRRR
- a CDS encoding YveK family protein, whose product is MERRKYEDYDDYYEEDEIDLADLLFMLIRRWKVIVLVTIPVVMLGFFVASTRPSVYRADTTLMVSSGMQATGLDNSEISMNQKLVVTYSEIAKSRDILRRVITKYDLPENIQELSKAINISVVKDTELIKLSYTCGDSKLAEAVTNEVANEFIQKVSQVMRIRNVAVVERAQEPMQPLPKKRAIILLASIILGGCLGVAMAFLIEALHKKLRKSSDIEKILGVEMLGMIPEVSMNEGKEEVDE